One part of the Prunus persica cultivar Lovell chromosome G5, Prunus_persica_NCBIv2, whole genome shotgun sequence genome encodes these proteins:
- the LOC18776923 gene encoding uncharacterized protein LOC18776923, whose translation MSCAAAACRSARTMKAAVLYHYPCPDGAFAALAAHLYFSAMSMEELLFFPNTVYSPITPQHLPLHQIDRLYLLDFVGPPGFVQEISSRVPSVVVLDHHKTALETTRIGENVTGVLDMNRSGATIAFDYFKSKIDGDSGNKNEAVVAQFDRVRRLFEYVEDGDLWRWSLPNSKAFSSGLKDLNFQYDVGLNPSLFQQLLSLDLESLISQGMASLSKKQKLIDEALNQSYEIALWGGAFGHCLAVNADSISELRSELGHQLATKSRSLNLRGIGAVVYRVPELENDQMLKISLRSVDTEDTTPISQEFGGGGHQSASSFMLGSAEFEQWKIGFVAL comes from the exons ATGAGCTGTGCAGCAGCTGCGTGCAGGAGCGCGAGAACCATGAAAGCGGCGGTGCTGTATCACTATCCTTGTCCAGACGGTGCGTTTGCTGCTTTGGCCGCCCACCTCTACTTCTCAGCCATGTCTATGGAAGAACTCCTCTTCTTCCCCAACACCGTCTACAGCCCCATCACCCCCCAACACCTCCCTCTCCACCAGATCGACCGCCTCTACCTCCTTGACTTTGTGGGTCCCCCTGGTTTTGTCCAGGAGATCTCTTCCAGGGTCCCCAGCGTCGTCGTTCTGGATCACCACAAGACTGCCCTCGAAACGACGCGCATTGGTGAAAACGTCACCGGCGTCCTAGACATGAACAGGAGCGGGGCCACCATTGCTTTTGATTACTTCAAAAGCAAAATTGACGGTGACAGTGGCAACAAGAACGAGGCGGTGGTTGCTCAGTTTGACAGAGTGAGGAGGCTGTTCGAATATGTGGAGGATGGGGATCTCTGGAGGTGGAGCCTCCCCAATAGTAAAGCTTTCAGTAGTGGGCTCAAAGATTTAAACTTTCAATACGACGTCGGCCTCAACCCGTCTTTGTTCCAACAA CTGCTTTCTTTGGATTTGGAGTCCTTAATTAGTCAAGGAATGGCGAGCTTATCCAAAAAGCAGAAATTAATAGATGAAGCTCTCAATCAGTCTTATGAAATTGCACTTTGGGGTGGAGCCTTTGGACATTGCCTG GCTGTCAACGCAGATTCTATCTCAGAGTTGAGGAGTGAACTCGGACATCAATTAGCTACTAAAAGCCGTAGTCTAAACTTAAG GGGTATCGGGGCTGTTGTATACAGAGTCCCAGAGCTTGAAAATGACCAAATGCTTAAAATAAGCCTTAGGAGTGTGGACACCGAAGACACAACGCCCATCTCACAG GAGTTTGGAGGCGGTGGGCATCAAAGCGCTAGTTCCTTCATGTTAGGCTCTGCAGAATTCGAGCAGTGGAAGATTGGCTTCGTTGCTTTGTAA